The proteins below are encoded in one region of Elusimicrobiales bacterium:
- a CDS encoding S8 family serine peptidase, translating into MSKVLLAVIFCFLAATRAPSRVSAQEYGAAPAETQSDGAASGKTGGTGDAARKVDRRVEKFIQRKGGEYGLSADSKGNLSRVVKSPDGTSRKTAIDRQSSERIEKLISGLAPGHEDEDMAQALKSFMSAYYSGKSGDKQLCKQGREFFKCNGGKASLTSAGKHAVMDIMCAEFGKSFFKDHYSASGGGQDAGAGEADEPDSDSSGGGGGPDKSRHGKAAAMSSSLSAAAAPQAAAMLFDGGAQARRAGTGLMHFTSQAGAAGIAGARASYGRHPAMTAPAGSLRSGAKPPLSQRKGDFTQALSGTAASLISQSGIDPRIASLRGAVLSRAGGVPIIELPARQAPAAARVSESGFAKIARAAAGAVFRSPMTPALYKAADFARIASHGETRLPEPTSKTKSDITPYRTPEQILNTSALRKYGDGGDRVTIGFIDSGLDQSHPDFAKNRVLDYFDFTGEGKKDHTGHGTAMAGAAAGSGAASGGKYAGIAPNAKFAIFKVVDSNGSSSEERILNALKKVHDMPAETRPKVLNISMQGPHNPSSPISVMVDRLVAEDNVVVVAAAGNNELSQDMHVRQRPIGWPGDSRLALSVTGIGPDGGISPYARRGSISGAGAAFNKPDVTTVYGGIRRPGAPVNFTQRDVERAARGELAMQQNPGEGLYFNGVLLPRSADSDATIREALSNSTLPDGQRARLEKALRRQQADNLLGNDKYAFDSGTSPSAAEMSGIMALAVNRLVKGNIPYTAEQVNALAKESAVPLRGQPADVQGQGLANGDRMKARMEARIKAGVPVGNVAYDISCQLTPDQRRVVASSRNFKMTSLGVLDKRTGHLISTYDDYKLLAAEVGADK; encoded by the coding sequence ATGAGCAAAGTTCTTCTGGCGGTTATTTTCTGTTTTCTGGCTGCAACCCGGGCGCCGTCCCGGGTTTCTGCGCAGGAATACGGCGCCGCGCCCGCGGAAACTCAGTCAGACGGCGCCGCCTCCGGGAAAACCGGCGGTACGGGCGATGCCGCGCGGAAAGTTGACCGCCGGGTGGAGAAGTTCATTCAGCGCAAGGGGGGGGAATACGGCCTGTCCGCGGATTCCAAAGGCAATCTCAGCCGCGTGGTGAAGTCTCCGGACGGGACAAGCCGGAAAACAGCCATTGACAGGCAGTCTTCCGAGAGGATTGAGAAGCTTATATCCGGCCTGGCGCCCGGTCATGAGGACGAGGATATGGCGCAGGCGCTCAAATCATTCATGTCCGCGTACTATTCCGGGAAGTCCGGCGACAAACAGTTGTGCAAGCAGGGCAGGGAGTTCTTCAAATGCAATGGCGGCAAAGCCTCTCTGACTTCCGCCGGCAAGCATGCGGTCATGGACATAATGTGCGCCGAATTCGGCAAAAGCTTTTTCAAGGACCATTACTCCGCTTCCGGCGGCGGGCAGGATGCCGGAGCAGGAGAGGCGGACGAGCCGGATTCCGACTCCAGCGGCGGGGGGGGCGGGCCGGACAAATCCCGGCACGGCAAGGCTGCGGCGATGTCCTCGTCTTTATCTGCCGCGGCTGCGCCGCAGGCCGCCGCGATGCTTTTTGACGGAGGGGCTCAGGCCCGGCGCGCGGGCACGGGTTTGATGCATTTTACCTCTCAGGCGGGCGCTGCCGGTATTGCCGGCGCGCGCGCTTCTTACGGGCGTCATCCTGCCATGACCGCGCCGGCGGGTTCGCTGCGTTCAGGGGCAAAACCGCCGCTTTCGCAGCGTAAGGGAGATTTTACACAGGCTTTAAGCGGAACGGCGGCCTCCCTGATTTCCCAAAGCGGTATAGACCCCCGCATAGCGTCGCTTCGGGGCGCGGTTCTCTCGCGCGCGGGCGGCGTGCCTATCATAGAGTTGCCGGCGCGCCAGGCTCCTGCCGCGGCCCGCGTTTCAGAATCCGGCTTTGCGAAAATAGCGCGCGCGGCGGCCGGGGCGGTATTCCGCTCTCCGATGACGCCGGCGCTCTACAAGGCTGCGGATTTCGCGCGCATTGCCTCGCACGGAGAGACGCGCCTGCCCGAGCCCACCAGCAAAACCAAATCAGACATCACTCCCTACCGGACGCCGGAGCAGATACTGAATACCAGCGCGCTGCGGAAATACGGCGACGGCGGCGATCGGGTGACAATCGGTTTCATAGACAGCGGCCTGGACCAGAGCCACCCGGACTTTGCGAAAAACCGCGTGCTGGATTATTTTGACTTCACCGGCGAGGGCAAAAAGGACCATACCGGGCACGGCACGGCCATGGCGGGCGCGGCGGCGGGAAGCGGGGCGGCCTCCGGCGGGAAATACGCGGGCATAGCGCCCAATGCCAAATTCGCGATATTCAAGGTGGTGGATTCCAACGGCTCTTCATCGGAGGAAAGGATTCTTAACGCCCTCAAGAAAGTGCATGACATGCCCGCGGAAACGCGCCCGAAGGTGCTTAACATAAGCATGCAGGGGCCGCACAACCCTTCCTCCCCCATATCCGTCATGGTGGACCGGCTGGTGGCCGAAGACAATGTGGTTGTGGTGGCGGCGGCGGGCAATAACGAACTGTCGCAGGATATGCATGTCCGCCAGCGGCCGATAGGCTGGCCCGGAGATTCGCGGCTTGCGCTGTCGGTAACCGGCATAGGGCCGGACGGCGGCATTTCGCCCTATGCCCGGCGCGGGTCTATAAGCGGAGCCGGCGCCGCATTCAACAAACCCGATGTAACCACGGTGTACGGCGGCATCAGAAGACCGGGCGCTCCGGTCAATTTCACACAGCGCGATGTGGAACGGGCCGCGCGCGGCGAGCTTGCCATGCAGCAGAATCCGGGCGAGGGATTGTATTTCAACGGCGTGCTGTTGCCCAGAAGCGCGGATTCGGATGCGACTATCAGGGAAGCGTTGTCCAACTCCACTTTGCCCGATGGGCAACGCGCCAGACTTGAAAAAGCGCTGCGCCGCCAGCAGGCGGACAATTTGCTGGGCAACGACAAATACGCCTTTGATTCCGGCACCTCGCCCTCCGCGGCGGAGATGTCGGGCATCATGGCGCTGGCCGTGAACCGGCTGGTCAAGGGCAATATCCCCTACACCGCCGAGCAGGTCAACGCCCTCGCCAAGGAGAGCGCGGTCCCGCTGCGCGGCCAGCCGGCTGACGTCCAGGGGCAAGGGCTGGCAAACGGCGACAGGATGAAGGCCCGCATGGAAGCCAGAATAAAAGCGGGCGTGCCGGTGGGCAACGTGGCCTATGACATATCGTGCCAGCTTACCCCGGACCAGCGGCGCGTCGTGGCGTCAAGCCGGAATTTCAAGATGACGTCTCTTGGCGTGCTGGACAAACGCACCGGACATCTAATCAGCACTTACGACGATTACAAGCTGCTTGCCGCAGAGGTAGGCGCGGATAAATGA
- a CDS encoding thermonuclease family protein, whose product MATLLLFAFLAFPVHARQTGAARQLQTMGGDSPAVPFARAADSRSASDGALSSKGRRLMDKTWIYMVDGDTISYGPRGSGKAGIKRRQLRIAGIDTPEVHHYGAGKFEDQEYGPEATKAGRAIIKAAGKVEYIDLGLDKYGRTLVYLFVDDKSYEVEMIKEGLAWEYISTYGDSGYPEIGKAIRTAAAKYPRKPFEFPHDWRGRMWSPEREAAQLQTDLSRRRIRMNKSRIVYDDGDTITYNGKTFRFATIDTPEIMHPEDGIMQDQPYGRKAAAFTENAFRNARTLEYIPGCRDKYGRTLALFFVDGQLFSEMIIKAGLAYENVSIFGPGDTPGFARMALSAFRSLPHPPPFENPMEWRSKNQIKPKE is encoded by the coding sequence ATGGCGACGCTCCTGTTGTTCGCGTTTCTGGCTTTTCCGGTTCATGCCCGGCAAACCGGAGCGGCGCGGCAGCTTCAGACGATGGGGGGGGATTCTCCCGCGGTCCCTTTCGCGCGTGCCGCGGATTCGCGGTCGGCGTCAGACGGCGCGCTTTCCAGCAAGGGACGCCGGTTGATGGACAAGACGTGGATTTATATGGTTGACGGCGATACCATTTCCTACGGTCCCAGGGGCAGCGGCAAAGCGGGTATTAAGCGCCGGCAGTTGCGCATTGCCGGTATTGACACCCCTGAGGTTCATCACTACGGCGCGGGTAAATTCGAGGACCAGGAGTATGGCCCGGAGGCCACCAAGGCCGGGCGCGCCATAATTAAGGCAGCCGGGAAAGTGGAATATATTGACCTTGGCCTTGACAAGTACGGGCGCACGCTGGTCTATCTTTTCGTGGACGATAAATCTTATGAAGTTGAAATGATCAAGGAGGGACTGGCGTGGGAGTATATCTCCACGTATGGCGATTCCGGCTATCCCGAAATAGGCAAAGCCATTCGGACAGCCGCCGCCAAGTATCCCCGCAAGCCTTTTGAGTTCCCGCATGACTGGCGCGGCAGGATGTGGTCGCCTGAAAGAGAAGCGGCTCAGTTGCAGACCGACCTGTCCAGGCGCCGCATCAGGATGAATAAATCCAGGATAGTTTACGACGACGGAGACACTATAACCTATAACGGCAAAACCTTCCGCTTTGCAACCATAGATACCCCGGAAATCATGCATCCCGAGGACGGCATTATGCAAGACCAGCCATATGGCCGCAAGGCTGCCGCGTTCACCGAGAATGCTTTCAGGAACGCCCGGACGCTGGAGTATATTCCCGGATGCAGGGACAAATACGGCAGAACGCTGGCCCTGTTTTTCGTGGATGGGCAACTGTTTTCCGAGATGATAATCAAGGCCGGGCTGGCGTATGAAAATGTGTCTATTTTCGGTCCCGGGGACACTCCCGGTTTTGCCAGGATGGCGCTGTCCGCTTTCAGAAGCCTGCCCCATCCTCCCCCGTTCGAGAATCCGATGGAATGGAGGAGTAAGAATCAGATCAAACCCAAAGAGTGA
- a CDS encoding phospholipase D-like domain-containing protein: protein MALLAFPVHAQQTGAARQLQTMGGDSPAVPHARAADSAAASGGGRDFLFTEPDAGREPVLNLINSAVSSVHVVIYEIDDSQIIDALIAAHDRGADVKMLYNQDSFEHYGKDPNGKAVKKLAEAGVSVKKAGKAFSPQEEFALTHQKSITVDGARSMIMTFNFQPGYFTGTRDFGYVTGESGKVAEIEKVFMSDWDYTSVAPSSENLVWSPVNAREKLLSLINGARKTLDLEQQQVQEDECNKALIAAAKRGVKVRIITAFLRDYNDPKKDKNAAARKKLRAAGVEAKVSLNPYMHAKMILADYKQPEQKAYIGSVNFSGHSLDKNRELGVLFSDSQSLDTVHNAFEKDWIAQE, encoded by the coding sequence TTGGCGCTTCTGGCCTTTCCGGTGCATGCCCAGCAAACCGGCGCGGCGCGGCAGCTTCAGACGATGGGGGGGGATTCGCCCGCGGTGCCTCATGCGCGCGCAGCGGATTCGGCGGCAGCCTCCGGCGGCGGGCGCGATTTCCTTTTCACCGAGCCGGACGCCGGCAGGGAGCCGGTATTAAATCTTATCAACAGCGCGGTGAGTTCGGTGCATGTTGTGATATACGAGATAGACGACAGCCAGATAATAGACGCCCTGATAGCGGCTCATGACCGCGGCGCGGATGTGAAAATGCTCTATAACCAGGATTCGTTTGAGCATTACGGCAAGGACCCCAACGGCAAGGCGGTCAAGAAGCTGGCCGAGGCGGGCGTTTCCGTGAAAAAGGCCGGCAAGGCATTCTCTCCCCAGGAAGAGTTCGCGCTTACCCACCAGAAAAGCATAACGGTGGATGGGGCGCGTTCCATGATCATGACTTTCAATTTCCAGCCCGGGTATTTCACCGGAACCCGCGATTTTGGCTATGTTACCGGAGAGTCGGGAAAGGTGGCCGAGATAGAGAAGGTGTTCATGTCCGACTGGGATTACACCTCCGTTGCGCCTTCGTCGGAAAATCTGGTGTGGAGCCCTGTCAACGCGCGCGAAAAACTATTGTCTCTTATAAATGGCGCGCGCAAAACGCTGGATCTGGAGCAGCAGCAGGTTCAGGAGGATGAGTGCAATAAAGCGCTTATAGCCGCCGCCAAACGCGGCGTCAAGGTGCGTATCATAACCGCTTTCCTGAGGGATTACAACGACCCGAAAAAGGACAAGAATGCCGCCGCGCGCAAGAAGCTCCGGGCCGCGGGCGTTGAGGCGAAAGTGAGTCTCAATCCCTACATGCATGCCAAGATGATACTGGCCGACTACAAACAGCCGGAGCAGAAGGCGTATATAGGTTCGGTGAATTTCTCGGGACATTCGCTGGACAAGAACCGCGAGTTGGGAGTGCTGTTCTCGGACAGCCAGTCGCTTGATACCGTCCACAATGCGTTTGAGAAGGATTGGATCGCGCAGGAGTAG
- a CDS encoding bifunctional methionine sulfoxide reductase B/A protein, protein MKEKQQTAAFCAFSDEELKRKLTPEQYRVVRENGTEKPFENEYWNNKRAGLYVDVVSGEPLFSSSDKFDSKTGWPSFSRPIAPETVTSKTDNSAGMERTEARSARADMHLGHVFSDGPGPGGLRYCINSAALRFVPAEKLAAAGLGRYLYLFPAKAKELGYQEATFAGGCFWGMQAYFKKVKGVLSVRAGYTGGHAANPDYKQVCAGSTGHAEAVDIIFDPKIVSYKRLLEHFWELHNPTSLNKQGGDSGSQYRAAVFYHDAEQKTLADQSKLALEKSGKYGKPIVTEISKAGGFYQAEEYHQDYLDKHPGGYCHINLDNADK, encoded by the coding sequence ATGAAAGAAAAACAACAAACTGCGGCATTCTGCGCATTCTCGGACGAGGAATTAAAACGCAAACTCACGCCGGAGCAGTACCGCGTGGTGCGGGAAAACGGCACCGAAAAGCCGTTTGAAAACGAATACTGGAACAACAAGCGCGCCGGCCTGTATGTGGACGTGGTATCGGGCGAGCCGCTGTTCAGTTCCTCCGACAAATTCGATTCCAAAACCGGCTGGCCCAGCTTCTCCCGGCCCATCGCGCCGGAAACTGTAACGAGCAAAACGGACAACTCCGCCGGCATGGAGCGCACCGAGGCGCGCAGCGCCCGGGCGGACATGCACCTTGGCCATGTTTTCAGCGACGGTCCCGGACCCGGAGGGCTGCGCTACTGCATCAACTCGGCTGCGCTGCGTTTTGTCCCGGCGGAAAAGCTGGCCGCCGCCGGGCTGGGGCGGTACCTCTACCTGTTCCCGGCAAAAGCGAAAGAACTGGGCTATCAGGAGGCCACCTTCGCCGGCGGCTGTTTCTGGGGAATGCAGGCTTATTTCAAAAAAGTGAAAGGCGTGCTTAGCGTCCGCGCCGGCTACACCGGCGGACATGCCGCAAACCCGGATTACAAGCAGGTATGCGCCGGCTCCACCGGGCACGCCGAGGCCGTGGATATAATCTTTGATCCGAAGATAGTTTCCTACAAACGGCTGCTGGAGCATTTCTGGGAACTGCACAATCCGACCAGCCTGAATAAACAGGGCGGGGATTCCGGCTCCCAGTACCGCGCCGCCGTATTCTACCACGACGCGGAGCAGAAAACGCTGGCGGACCAGTCCAAGCTCGCGCTGGAAAAATCCGGCAAATACGGCAAGCCGATTGTAACGGAAATCTCAAAAGCGGGCGGGTTTTACCAGGCCGAGGAATACCATCAGGACTATCTGGACAAGCATCCGGGCGGCTACTGCCACATCAATCTGGACAACGCGGACAAGTGA
- a CDS encoding ABC-F family ATP-binding cassette domain-containing protein, which yields MVSSNSRIFVSSSDLDYSFPGGEVLFNNLNFSIERGIAGIVGPNGSGKSTLLKLISGTLEPSCGEIKASGKVSILGQDAFANEDLTVEKMLGVSEKLDALRQVAGGEVSSELFEIINGDWDIQETVSKALERMGIAHIPLGRKFGTLSGGEAIKVRIAGLLVSKPDILLLDEPTNNLDTEGRHILTGFLQSWDKCAVVVSHDRELLSIADKIFELSNRGLAAYGGNYEFYVAARQEEDNALERRITSAREEVKREKREMRESLERQSHRMAGGKKRAKKSGMPKVLIDARKRRAQETLGKANILHAAIAAAAGQKLQSARSLIRERNTINVDMPQTEVPNGKSLVEAKELNFRYPQGSAFLFNEPLSFSIAGPERLSITGPNGSGKSTLLKLILASRKPADIHGEISGALSVKTAKIAYLDQKLNLLRNDLTLLENITLFAPDMRESDKRLRLARFLFREQEAGRKAETFSGGEKIRAALACVLSAAEPPHILMLDEPTNNLDIDSIERLESALANYKGALIVVSHDEKFLENLGVMRRIPVLATKKQDFS from the coding sequence ATGGTGTCTTCCAACTCAAGGATTTTTGTCAGCAGTTCTGACCTCGATTATTCGTTCCCAGGCGGGGAGGTGCTGTTTAACAATCTAAATTTTTCAATAGAGCGCGGCATTGCCGGTATCGTGGGGCCAAACGGTTCCGGGAAAAGCACTCTTTTAAAGCTCATAAGCGGTACGCTAGAGCCTTCCTGTGGCGAAATCAAAGCTAGCGGTAAAGTGTCTATACTTGGACAGGATGCCTTTGCCAATGAGGATTTGACTGTTGAGAAAATGCTGGGGGTTTCAGAAAAGCTTGATGCTTTAAGACAGGTAGCTGGAGGCGAAGTTTCATCTGAGCTTTTTGAAATTATAAACGGGGACTGGGATATCCAGGAAACTGTTTCTAAAGCATTGGAGCGCATGGGGATAGCTCATATCCCGCTTGGCCGTAAATTCGGCACATTAAGCGGCGGCGAAGCGATAAAAGTCCGCATCGCGGGCTTGCTTGTTTCAAAGCCGGATATATTGCTATTGGACGAACCCACAAATAATCTGGACACGGAAGGGCGACATATTCTGACCGGTTTTTTGCAATCGTGGGATAAGTGCGCGGTGGTGGTTAGCCATGACAGGGAATTGCTCTCTATCGCAGACAAAATATTTGAACTGTCCAATCGCGGGCTTGCAGCCTATGGCGGCAACTATGAGTTTTACGTTGCCGCAAGGCAGGAAGAGGATAATGCGCTTGAACGAAGGATAACTTCCGCCCGCGAGGAAGTAAAACGCGAGAAGCGCGAAATGCGCGAAAGCCTTGAGCGGCAGTCTCACCGCATGGCTGGCGGCAAAAAGCGGGCCAAGAAAAGCGGTATGCCTAAAGTATTGATTGACGCGCGCAAAAGACGAGCGCAGGAAACCTTGGGGAAAGCCAATATTTTACATGCGGCCATAGCCGCTGCAGCCGGGCAAAAACTCCAATCAGCCCGTTCATTGATAAGAGAACGCAATACCATCAATGTGGATATGCCGCAAACAGAAGTTCCTAATGGGAAATCACTTGTAGAAGCAAAAGAACTTAACTTCCGATATCCGCAAGGCAGCGCGTTCCTGTTCAACGAGCCGTTGAGCTTCTCCATTGCCGGTCCGGAGCGGTTGTCCATAACAGGTCCCAACGGCTCCGGCAAGAGCACGTTGCTCAAGCTGATTTTGGCTTCGCGCAAGCCCGCTGATATACACGGAGAAATCTCCGGCGCGTTGTCGGTAAAAACCGCGAAAATCGCTTATCTGGACCAGAAACTGAATTTATTGCGCAATGACTTGACATTGCTGGAAAACATAACGTTGTTTGCCCCAGACATGCGGGAATCGGACAAACGGTTAAGACTGGCACGATTTCTATTCCGTGAGCAAGAAGCAGGCCGAAAAGCGGAAACATTCAGCGGTGGCGAGAAAATAAGAGCCGCGCTGGCCTGCGTCCTCTCGGCGGCGGAGCCTCCGCATATACTCATGCTGGATGAACCGACGAATAATTTGGACATTGACAGCATTGAAAGGTTGGAAAGCGCGCTGGCGAATTACAAGGGCGCGTTAATTGTTGTATCACACGACGAAAAATTCCTTGAAAACCTTGGCGTAATGCGGCGGATTCCCGTTCTGGCAACAAAAAAACAGGACTTCAGCTAA
- a CDS encoding PspC domain-containing protein, translated as MEEKKLYRSRTNRTVLGICGGLAEYFGKDATLFRLIFLVLLVCTGFAPFGLSYLLAYFVMPLEPENKA; from the coding sequence ATGGAAGAGAAAAAACTCTACAGGTCAAGAACAAACCGCACGGTGCTTGGCATTTGCGGAGGGCTGGCGGAGTATTTCGGTAAAGACGCAACGTTGTTCCGGCTGATTTTTCTGGTGCTGCTTGTCTGCACAGGCTTTGCGCCGTTCGGTTTGTCGTATCTGCTGGCCTATTTTGTGATGCCGCTTGAGCCGGAGAATAAAGCATAG
- a CDS encoding SpoVG family protein, whose translation MQISEIRIHMMNEERLKAFASVTFDNCFVVRNMKVVQGVKGVFLCMPSRKLPDGTHKDMVHPITQEFRQYLEENILKAYEQELKKGPPQPQEADRDADAPASDRRCNL comes from the coding sequence ATGCAGATAAGCGAAATCCGCATCCACATGATGAATGAGGAGCGGCTGAAGGCTTTCGCCAGCGTTACGTTTGACAATTGTTTCGTTGTGCGGAATATGAAAGTAGTGCAGGGGGTAAAAGGGGTTTTTTTGTGCATGCCCTCGCGCAAGCTGCCGGACGGAACGCACAAGGACATGGTTCATCCCATCACTCAGGAATTCCGCCAGTATCTGGAAGAAAATATCCTCAAGGCCTACGAGCAGGAGTTGAAAAAAGGCCCTCCCCAGCCGCAGGAAGCCGACCGGGACGCCGATGCTCCGGCATCGGACCGGCGTTGCAATCTATAG
- the ispE gene encoding 4-(cytidine 5'-diphospho)-2-C-methyl-D-erythritol kinase — MRKITLAAPAKINLFLEITGKRPDGYHNIATLFAKISLADKITIAKSGKPGFRLINRTPCPLSAGADNLALRAEKAVREEFGINGCTTITLEKNIPIGAGLGGGSSDAAAVIKGMCRLFGITTRPWENRRLSAIARGLGADVPVFLREEAFLVGTGIGDRLKPLPARGRLPYLTVVYPGVPVSTADAYRALRPAPRTEVLTRLLSLYKLKRMLEGGAASDNWISLLFNRLEQPVLPRYKAVRDIRAELAAHGAKAVLMSGSGSCVFAISDTAAQSKRIAAAVAGGRAAAYAVKFLRGEYADKRNPHPHDE, encoded by the coding sequence ATGCGTAAAATCACACTGGCCGCTCCGGCCAAAATAAACCTGTTTCTGGAAATCACCGGCAAAAGGCCGGACGGCTATCACAACATCGCCACTTTGTTCGCTAAAATCTCGCTGGCGGATAAAATAACCATCGCCAAATCCGGCAAACCGGGTTTCCGGCTTATAAACCGCACCCCCTGCCCGCTTTCCGCAGGGGCGGACAACCTGGCATTGCGCGCGGAAAAAGCCGTCCGCGAAGAGTTCGGAATAAACGGCTGTACAACCATCACGTTGGAAAAGAATATCCCGATCGGCGCGGGGCTGGGGGGCGGCTCCTCGGACGCGGCGGCGGTGATAAAGGGCATGTGCCGGCTGTTTGGCATAACCACCCGCCCGTGGGAGAACAGGCGTCTGTCCGCCATTGCGCGCGGCCTGGGCGCGGATGTGCCGGTGTTTCTGCGGGAGGAGGCTTTCCTCGTCGGCACGGGGATTGGCGACAGGCTTAAACCCCTGCCCGCGCGCGGGCGGCTTCCTTATCTAACGGTTGTGTATCCCGGAGTGCCGGTTTCCACTGCGGATGCATACCGCGCGCTGCGCCCCGCCCCGCGTACGGAAGTCTTGACAAGGCTTCTTTCGCTTTATAAACTTAAGAGGATGTTGGAAGGGGGGGCGGCTTCTGATAACTGGATTTCTTTGCTTTTCAACAGGCTGGAACAGCCGGTTTTGCCGCGTTACAAAGCGGTCCGCGACATTCGCGCGGAGCTGGCTGCACACGGAGCGAAAGCGGTGCTGATGTCAGGTTCGGGGTCCTGCGTGTTCGCGATAAGCGATACTGCCGCGCAATCAAAGCGCATTGCGGCGGCTGTCGCGGGGGGACGCGCCGCCGCCTACGCTGTCAAGTTCCTACGGGGGGAATATGCAGATAAGCGAAATCCGCATCCACATGATGAATGA